A single region of the Pontibacter kalidii genome encodes:
- a CDS encoding NADP-dependent oxidoreductase, translating into MTKQMRAATYSEFGGPEKVSINTVEIPEIGEGEVLVRVRAAGVNPVDYAVREGYLKENLPTKFPVIPGWDLAGEVVDRGFSARRFDVGDEVYAYARRPVVQHGTFAEYIVLPESYLALKPKNSSWEEAAGIPLVGLTAYQSLFDAGHLQEGQTVLILGASGGVGSLGIQLAKAKGAKVIGVASEKNHSHMRDLGADHTVDYKSNHVGEAVQQLVPDGVDLIFDCASGETLQQSLQALKPSGKLVSILNHGTDLNPDIDFTYVFVEPNSRQLDHLRELAEAGKLRVPVSRTYTLDETMEAMKQIQTSHTTGKIVILP; encoded by the coding sequence ATGACAAAACAAATGAGAGCAGCGACTTACAGCGAGTTTGGAGGTCCGGAGAAAGTAAGTATAAACACCGTAGAAATACCTGAGATAGGAGAGGGCGAGGTGCTGGTTCGTGTAAGGGCGGCTGGTGTAAACCCGGTGGATTACGCCGTGCGGGAGGGGTACCTTAAAGAAAACCTCCCCACAAAGTTTCCGGTTATACCTGGTTGGGACCTAGCCGGCGAAGTGGTGGATAGGGGCTTTAGTGCCAGAAGGTTTGATGTGGGAGACGAGGTATACGCCTATGCGCGCAGGCCTGTGGTGCAGCATGGCACCTTTGCCGAATACATCGTGCTACCGGAGAGCTACCTGGCTTTAAAGCCAAAAAATAGCTCGTGGGAGGAAGCCGCGGGCATACCGCTGGTGGGCCTCACGGCCTATCAATCGCTGTTTGATGCAGGCCATCTGCAGGAGGGGCAGACGGTGCTGATACTGGGAGCCTCGGGTGGCGTGGGCAGCCTGGGGATACAATTGGCAAAAGCCAAAGGAGCCAAAGTAATTGGGGTAGCCAGCGAGAAAAATCACTCCCACATGCGCGATCTAGGAGCGGATCACACGGTGGATTACAAAAGCAACCATGTAGGGGAAGCCGTGCAGCAGCTTGTACCAGACGGCGTTGACCTGATATTTGACTGTGCCAGCGGCGAAACCCTGCAGCAAAGCCTGCAGGCGCTGAAGCCTTCGGGCAAGCTTGTCTCCATCCTTAACCACGGTACTGACCTGAATCCCGATATCGATTTCACCTACGTGTTTGTGGAACCCAACTCGCGCCAGTTGGATCACCTGCGGGAGCTGGCTGAGGCTGGAAAGCTGCGGGTGCCGGTAAGCAGGACCTATACGCTGGATGAAACAATGGAAGCAATGAAGCAGATACAGACCTCACATACTACAGGCAAGATCGTGATCCTGCCGTAA
- the mug gene encoding G/U mismatch-specific DNA glycosylase has product MLSTKSPTKEELAAASGKTVPDIIAPDLKVLFCGINPGLYTAIKGHHFARPGNRFWPTLHSAGFTPEKYQPHQENELLQLGYGITNVVGRATANAAELSKAELIEGGITLVEKVILYQPQVLALLGLSAYRVAFGKATAAIGLQEQTIGQTRLWVLPNPSGLNAHFPPKKLTTVYRELREFVAQQEG; this is encoded by the coding sequence ATGCTATCTACTAAAAGCCCAACCAAAGAAGAACTGGCCGCTGCTTCCGGAAAAACTGTTCCTGACATTATTGCCCCGGACTTGAAAGTACTTTTCTGCGGCATCAACCCCGGCTTGTATACAGCTATTAAGGGCCACCACTTTGCCCGGCCCGGCAACCGCTTCTGGCCCACCCTTCATTCGGCCGGCTTTACCCCAGAGAAATACCAGCCACACCAGGAGAACGAATTGTTGCAACTCGGTTATGGCATCACCAATGTGGTAGGCAGGGCCACAGCCAACGCGGCAGAGTTGAGCAAGGCTGAGTTGATTGAGGGAGGCATTACGCTGGTGGAGAAGGTGATTTTATACCAGCCGCAGGTGCTGGCGCTGCTGGGCCTCAGCGCTTACCGCGTTGCCTTCGGCAAGGCCACTGCCGCCATAGGCCTGCAGGAGCAAACGATAGGGCAGACCAGGTTATGGGTATTGCCAAACCCCAGTGGCCTGAACGCGCATTTCCCGCCCAAAAAGCTCACCACTGTTTATCGTGAGCTGCGCGAATTTGTGGCGCAACAGGAAGGGTAA
- a CDS encoding helix-turn-helix domain-containing protein, which yields MNPESDLFFISPLDAPLQMFFENPAREDYFEIAWLKDEEPIHFIKEDTLRIKGDWMYLIPPNRSPRPRKSDKKGTLLAFHKSVLDYEAKEFMLDVIRLFLGKGAGSFSTILLDEDMAVTLENFLRIIKVEYEQQQQNFLVLKTLLKAFLLKLMQYKTLTITGQGLNEKRVYHFLLLLEHHFREEKSVTFYSDKLNITPKRLNQILKEKTRKTITQLLQERIVVEAKQELVISAKTIQEIGYSLGFEDRSYFSRFFKKMTGQTPEQFQKQAKERIFPV from the coding sequence ATGAACCCGGAAAGTGACCTGTTTTTTATAAGCCCTCTCGACGCCCCGTTGCAGATGTTTTTTGAAAACCCCGCGCGGGAGGACTACTTTGAGATTGCCTGGCTGAAGGATGAAGAGCCCATTCATTTTATAAAAGAGGATACTCTTCGCATCAAAGGTGACTGGATGTACCTGATCCCGCCTAACCGCTCTCCCCGTCCCAGAAAATCCGACAAAAAAGGGACCTTGCTCGCCTTTCATAAATCGGTGCTGGACTATGAGGCCAAAGAATTTATGTTGGATGTGATCAGGCTTTTCCTCGGCAAAGGTGCTGGTAGTTTCTCCACCATCCTGCTGGACGAAGACATGGCTGTTACGCTGGAGAACTTCCTTCGGATCATAAAAGTCGAATATGAACAGCAGCAACAGAATTTCCTGGTGCTCAAAACGCTGCTGAAGGCATTTCTACTGAAACTGATGCAGTATAAAACACTGACTATAACCGGCCAGGGGCTGAATGAGAAGCGGGTGTATCATTTCCTGCTGCTGCTGGAGCACCACTTCAGGGAAGAGAAATCAGTAACATTTTACTCCGATAAACTGAACATCACACCCAAGCGCCTGAACCAGATCCTGAAGGAGAAGACTAGGAAAACAATTACGCAGCTGCTGCAGGAGCGCATCGTAGTGGAGGCTAAACAGGAACTCGTTATCAGCGCAAAGACGATACAGGAAATTGGTTACAGCCTTGGTTTTGAAGACAGGTCGTATTTCAGCAGGTTCTTCAAAAAAATGACCGGACAGACGCCAGAGCAGTTCCAGAAACAGGCAAAAGAGCGGATTTTTCCTGTGTAA
- a CDS encoding HAD family hydrolase, whose amino-acid sequence MANSGEEVKLVVFDLNGTFYSKSSKDEFYKFVVSKRPQRLRFVFEMYYYKLLNKLNQIRQTEFKENFFNYLDELPPEQVEQLAREFWQKEYPENFNKELRQRFEQMRQEGVQLFCATGGLELYVKPLFDLFPVDGFAGTEVKYEGGTYKVVGEACKEEEKLRRISSHFQKRKFRIVEAYSDSKEAILDEADKAFLVADDGKVSPYQK is encoded by the coding sequence ATGGCTAACAGCGGGGAAGAGGTAAAGTTGGTCGTTTTTGACCTGAACGGCACGTTTTATAGCAAGAGTTCGAAAGATGAATTCTACAAGTTCGTAGTGAGCAAGCGGCCGCAACGGCTCCGGTTTGTGTTTGAAATGTATTACTATAAGCTTTTGAATAAGCTCAACCAGATCCGCCAAACGGAGTTTAAGGAGAACTTTTTTAACTACCTGGATGAGCTGCCGCCGGAGCAGGTAGAGCAGCTGGCCAGAGAGTTCTGGCAGAAAGAGTATCCGGAGAACTTCAACAAAGAGCTGAGGCAGCGCTTTGAGCAGATGCGGCAGGAAGGCGTGCAGCTTTTCTGTGCTACCGGTGGCCTGGAGCTGTACGTGAAGCCACTTTTTGATCTTTTCCCGGTGGATGGCTTTGCCGGGACGGAAGTGAAGTATGAAGGCGGCACCTATAAGGTGGTGGGCGAGGCCTGCAAAGAGGAAGAGAAGCTTCGCCGTATCTCCAGCCATTTCCAGAAGAGGAAGTTCAGGATCGTGGAGGCCTACTCCGACAGCAAAGAAGCCATACTAGACGAGGCAGACAAAGCCTTTCTGGTAGCTGATGACGGGAAGGTTTCGCCCTACCAAAAATGA